The Podospora pseudopauciseta strain CBS 411.78 chromosome 2 map unlocalized CBS411.78m_2, whole genome shotgun sequence genome has a window encoding:
- a CDS encoding uncharacterized protein (COG:O; COG:T; EggNog:ENOG503P2WG), with translation MESTLATLVAFPSAGQLGDNEEYHKAAQAHTKTLTRLSADSKWASEASQLIERLDPATHSLSYLYVLQTLKSSNGYPLDDLLLKLTTFLTSFDAGQIRYAGHAFTKLLTQPRLQDLFPASIAVELITIALLRLDPTGSVLTSHHTYLVRFAYMTNNIEPVLPIIEKSIVFYPGMKGSTSTRNLSDPDLPPSGFITVENDFTKSLENKDILEHDILRGLCFIQRRSWQQAFDAFERVITYPSRDNTNASKIQVEAYSKWVLVGLLLNGKAPVLPPTTPNGPRKVYEVTGKPYYSLAQAFEKRTAESFKTEYEGLSQGFWDEEKNVSLLKLVIEHYQKWQILNLRHVYSRISLEQIRTRTQSAETAAPLGSVQEIEVLVQGMIDEGLLQGEVVHPENGLAYLAFSSTADDLSEEEFTRRMVATAQRIKALGPVVKATNERLASNKDYLKWLVQQKKHEQQGQSQGGGPVDVTGFGDVVEDEDLMTGIVAG, from the exons ATGGAATCGACACTCGCGACACTTGTGGCTTTCCCGTCGGCGGGGCAGCTTGGGGATAATGAGGAATACCACAAGGCGGCGCAAGCACACACGAAGACATTGACGAGGTTGTCGGCCGACTCCAAGTGGGCTTCGGAAGCTTCCCAGCTCATTGAG CGACTCGATCCAGCTACCCATTCTCTATCCTACCTCTATGTGCTGCAGACCTTGAAATCGTCGAATGGCTACCCTCTCGACGACCTGTTGCTAAAgctcaccaccttcctcacatCATTCGACGCCGGCCAGATTCGATATGCTGGGCATGCGTTCACAAAGCTGTTAACACAGCCACGGCTGCAGGATTTGTTTCCT GCTTCCATTGCGGTCGAGCTCATCACCATAGCGCTTCTCCGCCTCGATCCCACCGGGTCGGTTCTCACTAGCCACCATACCTACCTCGTTCGATTCGCCTACATGACCAACAACATCGAGCCTGTGTTGCCCATCATCGAGAAGAGCATCGTGTTCTACCCTGGCATGAAGGGCTCGACAAGCACTCGAAATCTTAGCGATCCCGATCTTCCTCCCTCGGGTTTTATTACTGTCGAAAACGACTTCACCAAATCCTTGGAGAACAAAGATATCCTCGAGCATGACATCCTGCGCGGGCTTTGCTTTATTCAGAGACGATCCTGGCAGCAAGCTTTCGATGCCTTTGAGCGGGTGATTACCTATCCATCCAGAGACAACACCAACGCGAGCAAAATTCAAGTGGAAGCCTATAGCAAGTGGGTTTTGGTTGGACTCTTGCTCAACGGGAAGGCACCTGTTCTCCCACCTACCACGCCAAACGGGCCACGAAAAGTCTACGAGGTTACGGGCAAACCATACTACTCGTTGGCGCAGGCATTTGAGAAGCGAACAGCGGAATCTTTCAAGACGGAATACGAAGGGCTGTCTCAGGGTTTctgggacgaggagaagaatgTTTCCCTTCTGAAGCTGGTGATTGAGCACTATCAGAAGTGGCAGATTTTGAATTTGAGACATGTCTACTCTAGAATCTCTCTCGAGCAAATACGGACTCGAACACAATCCGCCGAGACGGCTGCGCCCTTGGGATCGGTGCAGGAGATCGAGGTGTTGGTCCAGGGAATGATTGACGAGGGCCTCCTgcaaggggaggtggtgcacCCAGAGAATGGCCTGGCGTATTTGGCGTTTAGCTCTACGGCGGATGACTTGAGCGAGGAAGAGTtcacgaggaggatggtggcgaCTGCGCAGAGGATCAAGGCGCTGGGGCCGGTGGTCAAGGCTACGAATGAGAGGTTGGCAAGTAATAAGGATTACTTGAAGTGGTTGGtgcagcagaagaagcatGAGCAGCAAGGGCAGAGTCAGGGTGGGGGGCCGGTGGATGTGACGGGttttggggatgtggtggaggatgaggatttgATGACGGGGATTGTGGCCGGCTAG